In Streptomyces sp. NBC_00433, a single genomic region encodes these proteins:
- a CDS encoding Helicase associated domain protein produces the protein MVAVVTAEAENTVVEMDPFPHQIEGSDAAVRKLELQPGQEMPAQGLRAQVIAATGSGKTFMAVLTARKLRAGRVLVLVPTLDLLTQMAAAWRAGGRTGPFYGICSLRAEDAQGLAACTTDVDELVAWTRGLEQVTVFATYASVGLGTLQRAHEAGLAPWSLVVVDEAHRVSGRGSKPWAAIHDNAKIPADRRLYMTATPRVWEAPETEEGGSSAPVLVASMEDDPDGLFGSVAYKLTLSQARNLGLVAAWQVVCVDVTDPELQAAALLGIEARSDNVRGSRLAALQTAAVKTSAEQGLRRMLTFHYRTSEAEAMAAGVPAVAQRLWEDDPETYPEPDRVWASWLCGEHKPDHRKATLEKFADPVGERVDSDLVPMRLRLLSSVRILGEGVDTKGCDAVFFGDVRGSAVDILQIVGRALRMKPGEGKVASLVVPVFLGKDEDPDAMLTSKGYNGLARILAALRSHDADTIEALAEQQANTRHRKPTVAEIKAAGRGEEGATSAPAQSLLSFSTPRDPAVLAQFMKLRILQPENAYWRQGIQAATRYVKENGDLKVPYSFTTPEDWQPADFPLGTWIADQRRFYNAGQMKPARAKELEELQMVWSHWDVAFQEGLSAAQGWAAEHGHFLPPTTATWNGHPVGVWAKNLRTAGRRAVEIEARREAGLPVGSTAGALTEERRDALEQIDPSWCPAWPVAWQRCYKLCRNLIEAGAPLPAPSEATVQGEDLGAWALAQRLDWEQLLPAQQWMLEHMLHLSPAEASERPPAPRTQADKWALNIQAAKEFHARQGSLQTVPRKAVVHLSEPDGTVTDVKLGLFVDNCRRRADKLGEQRRAELDALGMRW, from the coding sequence TGCGGGCGCAGGTCATCGCGGCGACCGGTTCGGGAAAGACTTTCATGGCGGTTTTGACTGCGCGGAAATTGCGGGCGGGCCGGGTACTGGTGCTCGTGCCGACCTTGGATCTGCTAACGCAGATGGCGGCCGCTTGGCGGGCCGGCGGGCGTACGGGGCCGTTCTACGGGATCTGCTCGCTGCGGGCGGAGGATGCGCAGGGGTTGGCGGCGTGCACGACAGACGTGGACGAGCTGGTGGCGTGGACGCGCGGCCTGGAGCAGGTGACGGTCTTCGCCACGTACGCCAGTGTGGGTCTGGGGACGCTCCAGCGGGCGCATGAGGCGGGGTTGGCGCCCTGGTCGCTGGTGGTCGTGGACGAAGCCCACCGGGTCAGTGGACGCGGCTCGAAGCCGTGGGCCGCGATTCACGACAACGCCAAGATTCCGGCTGACCGGCGGCTCTACATGACCGCCACCCCGCGCGTGTGGGAGGCGCCGGAGACCGAAGAGGGCGGCAGCAGCGCGCCCGTGCTGGTCGCGAGCATGGAAGACGACCCGGACGGGCTGTTCGGCAGCGTGGCGTACAAGTTGACGCTCTCGCAGGCCCGCAATCTGGGCTTGGTCGCGGCGTGGCAGGTGGTGTGTGTCGACGTGACCGACCCGGAGCTCCAGGCGGCCGCGCTGCTGGGGATCGAGGCCCGGTCGGACAACGTGCGCGGGAGTCGGCTCGCCGCGTTGCAGACCGCCGCGGTGAAGACGTCGGCGGAGCAGGGTCTGCGGCGCATGCTCACGTTCCACTACCGGACCAGCGAGGCCGAAGCGATGGCGGCCGGGGTGCCGGCGGTCGCGCAGAGGCTGTGGGAGGACGACCCGGAGACGTATCCGGAGCCGGATCGGGTGTGGGCGTCGTGGCTGTGCGGGGAGCACAAGCCCGACCACCGCAAGGCGACCCTGGAGAAGTTCGCCGATCCGGTCGGCGAGCGCGTCGACAGCGACCTGGTCCCCATGCGGCTGCGGCTGCTGTCCAGTGTTCGCATTCTCGGGGAAGGCGTCGACACCAAGGGTTGTGACGCTGTGTTCTTCGGAGATGTGCGCGGATCGGCGGTCGACATCCTCCAGATCGTCGGCCGGGCACTGCGCATGAAGCCGGGAGAAGGCAAGGTAGCGAGCCTGGTAGTGCCGGTTTTTCTCGGCAAGGACGAGGACCCGGACGCCATGCTGACGTCCAAGGGGTACAACGGATTGGCCCGAATTTTGGCTGCGCTCCGTAGTCACGACGCGGACACCATCGAAGCGCTGGCAGAGCAGCAGGCCAACACCCGCCACCGGAAACCCACGGTGGCGGAGATCAAGGCCGCCGGACGGGGCGAAGAGGGCGCCACCTCGGCTCCCGCGCAGAGTCTGCTTTCCTTCTCCACTCCGCGTGATCCGGCCGTGTTGGCGCAGTTCATGAAGCTCCGTATTCTCCAGCCGGAAAATGCGTACTGGCGTCAGGGAATCCAGGCCGCGACCCGGTACGTGAAGGAGAACGGGGATCTGAAAGTCCCCTACTCATTCACCACGCCTGAGGACTGGCAACCCGCTGATTTTCCACTTGGAACATGGATTGCCGATCAGCGGCGGTTCTACAACGCGGGCCAGATGAAGCCCGCACGCGCCAAGGAACTCGAAGAGTTGCAGATGGTGTGGTCGCACTGGGACGTCGCTTTTCAGGAGGGACTGTCAGCAGCGCAGGGGTGGGCGGCCGAACACGGGCACTTCCTCCCGCCCACCACGGCCACCTGGAACGGACACCCTGTAGGGGTATGGGCAAAGAATTTGAGGACCGCGGGTCGGCGGGCGGTGGAGATCGAGGCGCGGCGTGAGGCCGGCCTGCCAGTCGGCTCCACCGCCGGGGCACTGACCGAAGAACGCCGCGACGCCCTAGAGCAGATCGACCCGAGCTGGTGCCCGGCCTGGCCCGTCGCCTGGCAACGCTGCTACAAGCTCTGCCGCAACCTCATCGAGGCCGGCGCCCCACTGCCCGCGCCGAGCGAGGCCACGGTGCAGGGCGAAGACCTCGGGGCGTGGGCGCTGGCGCAGCGCCTGGACTGGGAGCAGCTGCTACCCGCGCAGCAGTGGATGCTCGAGCACATGCTCCACCTGTCCCCCGCAGAGGCGTCTGAGCGGCCTCCAGCGCCCCGCACACAAGCCGACAAGTGGGCGCTGAACATCCAGGCCGCCAAAGAGTTCCACGCCCGCCAAGGCAGCCTCCAGACCGTTCCCCGCAAGGCCGTCGTCCACCTCAGCGAGC